One Actinoplanes missouriensis 431 DNA segment encodes these proteins:
- a CDS encoding glycoside hydrolase family 1 protein → MPTFPDGFLWGSATSAHQVEGGNTNNDWWDFEQNPASAARWSSGDGIDHFHRYADDFALLASLGHTAHRLSLEWSRIEPAPGQVSRAAIAHYRRVLTVLAGTGMTGFVTLHHFTLPRWLSARGGWLAPDAAELFSRYCARVTAELGDLMPFICTINEPQMIALHGYLEGYHPPGVTNPTLWRRVGGVLLDAHLAAVAAIRSAGGTRIGLAVQLPLLAGSEPFLSLMRHEIVDRYLDGLTGVDGGDWLGVQYYRKQWVDAASPFFFAPPPAGVPLTQMGWAVHPDGLREMLHRAARPGLPLYVTENGIATEDDTERVAYLRSHVAAVGQAIAEGVDVRGYLHWSAFDNFEWSEGYRPKFGLIAVDDDFTRRPKPSAAEFARIIRASKED, encoded by the coding sequence ATGCCGACATTTCCGGACGGCTTCCTGTGGGGCAGCGCCACCTCGGCCCACCAGGTCGAAGGCGGCAACACCAACAACGACTGGTGGGACTTCGAACAGAACCCCGCCTCTGCCGCGAGGTGGTCGTCCGGCGACGGCATCGATCACTTCCACCGGTACGCCGACGACTTCGCGCTCCTGGCATCCCTCGGACACACCGCCCACCGGCTGTCGCTGGAATGGTCCCGGATCGAACCCGCCCCCGGGCAGGTCAGCCGGGCCGCCATCGCCCACTACCGGCGGGTGCTGACCGTCCTGGCCGGCACCGGCATGACCGGGTTCGTCACCCTGCACCACTTCACCCTGCCGCGCTGGCTGTCCGCCCGTGGCGGCTGGCTCGCACCCGACGCCGCCGAGCTCTTCTCCCGTTACTGCGCGCGAGTGACCGCCGAGCTCGGCGACCTGATGCCGTTCATCTGCACCATCAACGAGCCGCAGATGATCGCCCTGCACGGTTACCTGGAGGGTTACCACCCGCCCGGCGTCACCAACCCCACGCTGTGGCGCCGCGTCGGCGGCGTGCTGCTCGACGCGCACCTGGCCGCCGTCGCCGCGATCCGCTCGGCCGGTGGGACGCGGATCGGCCTGGCCGTGCAGCTGCCGCTGCTCGCCGGCTCCGAGCCCTTTCTCAGCCTGATGCGCCACGAGATCGTCGACCGTTACCTCGACGGCCTGACCGGTGTCGACGGCGGCGACTGGCTCGGCGTGCAGTACTACCGCAAACAGTGGGTCGACGCCGCGTCACCGTTCTTCTTCGCCCCGCCGCCCGCCGGTGTCCCGCTGACCCAGATGGGCTGGGCCGTGCACCCGGACGGGCTGCGCGAGATGCTGCACCGCGCAGCCCGCCCCGGGCTGCCGCTGTACGTCACCGAGAACGGCATCGCCACCGAGGACGACACCGAACGCGTCGCGTACCTGCGCTCGCACGTCGCCGCGGTGGGTCAGGCGATCGCCGAGGGCGTCGACGTGCGCGGGTATCTGCACTGGTCGGCCTTCGACAACTTCGAGTGGAGCGAAGGGTACCGGCCGAAGTTCGGGCTGATCGCCGTGGACGACGACTTCACCCGCCGGCCCAAACCCAGCGCCGCCGAGTTCGCCCGCATCATCCGCGCGTCGAAAGAGGACTGA
- a CDS encoding alpha-L-rhamnosidase yields the protein MKRRTALGLSLAVPSATLLAGSPASAHGFDGGLRVVGLRVDGREDQPLGLDSPVPVLSWRFAETSSPAADKQTAYQIRVFDVDRDRLLWDSGKVNSAVQSGVRYGGRPLTSRQRVSWQVRAWDAAKKATDWSRASTWETGLLDQSDWGAARWIEYPGRAETQPMPIFARQFTIDAHRKVVRARLYLSGVGMHLATVNGRSLTDEVLAPGYSNYQLSSEYRVYDVTDQLRRGRNTLGVRLGNGPAYVRRSVTNPAVGRTAPYSWWQSQLKGNGTLAGGADAGAATVTLSSVTGYHVGGTVNVDTGGGGDNLESRVITAIGADSVTFTPGLSKPHPAGATVTGSGNNIAASDASAGAAVTPRFIARLEITYAGGKETVIVSDRAWRTALGPLITDAWYSGSDHDARRDQPGWDRAGSDLSAAAKRRDGTVTGWIAAGIAPPPNLATKLVGRTAPPIVIADRYEPVAITNPVPGTWVFDFGQNIVGFPLLKVRGLPAGTTIRVSPAESLAADGTVDQASLKGGGGSRGVDLFNTYTTAGLRGGETWRPDFNYFGMQWVQVTGLPADYVPTKETVTGLRVQAETPVAGAVSTSNARVNRIHKMAWYSFAGNIMSVFTDCPGREKLSYPADYTMPMGSIHRNFDLSAYLRTHEHHLVEGQSVADTPMRGNVALKTPVYDWGYTGRFGDEINWGNAIILVPGFLRQLYGDTETAARYYEPMVRFADYIARQKAVGNIVDAALADWVSAEPVSGKITGTWGYYLMIKELAELARQTGHQADAARYTALAADIKTAFNATFWDPARRLYADNGAVSQSAQALALDAGLVPEPERQAVLDGLIAMIYAFHPNGGGPHFSGGTIGMAPTVRALSAGGRDDVLWDLIHSDEQPSYGYFMESTVANPGGMTTMGERWNRGDSKNHMILAQIEEWFHAGLAGIRAADGTVAYRELVIQPKVVGDLTFVKGHYVTPQGTARSEWKRDGNRLRLTVTVPPNTTATVHVPTLGGRVTGTPHRAKFLRNAGGYAVYQVPSGTYAFTTR from the coding sequence GTGAAGCGCCGCACGGCCCTCGGGCTGTCCCTGGCCGTCCCGTCCGCGACCCTGCTGGCCGGCAGTCCCGCCTCCGCTCACGGCTTCGACGGCGGCCTGCGAGTGGTCGGTCTGCGCGTCGACGGCCGCGAGGACCAGCCGCTCGGCCTCGACTCCCCGGTTCCGGTGCTGAGCTGGCGATTCGCCGAGACCTCGTCGCCCGCCGCGGACAAGCAGACCGCGTACCAGATCCGGGTTTTCGACGTCGATCGTGACCGGCTGCTCTGGGACTCCGGCAAGGTGAACTCGGCCGTCCAGTCCGGTGTCCGCTACGGCGGCCGGCCGCTGACCTCCCGGCAGCGGGTCAGCTGGCAGGTCCGCGCCTGGGACGCTGCCAAGAAGGCCACCGACTGGAGCCGGGCGTCCACCTGGGAGACCGGCCTGCTGGACCAGAGTGACTGGGGAGCGGCGCGCTGGATCGAGTACCCCGGGCGGGCCGAGACCCAGCCGATGCCGATCTTCGCCCGGCAGTTCACCATCGACGCGCACCGCAAGGTGGTCCGCGCCCGGCTCTACCTCTCCGGCGTCGGCATGCACCTGGCCACCGTCAACGGCCGGTCGCTGACCGACGAGGTGCTCGCCCCCGGCTACTCGAACTACCAGCTCTCCAGCGAGTACCGGGTCTACGACGTCACGGATCAACTGCGTAGGGGCAGGAACACCCTGGGGGTACGCCTGGGCAATGGTCCCGCGTATGTGCGGCGCAGTGTCACCAACCCGGCCGTCGGGCGTACCGCGCCGTACTCGTGGTGGCAGAGCCAGCTCAAGGGCAACGGCACCCTGGCCGGCGGCGCCGACGCGGGGGCCGCCACGGTCACCCTGAGCAGCGTGACCGGCTATCACGTCGGCGGCACGGTCAACGTCGACACCGGTGGCGGCGGCGATAATCTGGAGTCCCGGGTGATCACCGCGATCGGCGCGGACAGCGTCACGTTCACCCCCGGCCTGTCGAAGCCGCACCCGGCCGGCGCCACGGTCACCGGCTCCGGCAACAACATCGCGGCCAGCGACGCCAGCGCCGGGGCGGCCGTCACACCCCGGTTCATCGCGCGACTCGAGATCACGTACGCGGGTGGGAAGGAAACGGTGATCGTCTCGGACCGTGCGTGGCGCACCGCGCTCGGCCCGCTGATCACCGATGCCTGGTATTCCGGCAGCGACCACGACGCGCGCCGGGACCAGCCCGGCTGGGATCGGGCCGGATCGGATCTGTCGGCGGCGGCGAAGCGGCGCGACGGCACCGTGACCGGCTGGATCGCCGCCGGGATCGCCCCGCCGCCGAACCTCGCGACGAAGCTCGTCGGCCGCACCGCGCCACCCATCGTGATCGCCGACCGTTACGAACCGGTCGCGATCACCAACCCGGTCCCGGGTACGTGGGTGTTCGACTTCGGCCAGAACATCGTCGGCTTCCCTCTCCTGAAGGTGCGCGGCCTGCCGGCGGGCACCACGATCCGCGTCTCACCGGCCGAGTCCCTGGCCGCCGACGGCACCGTCGACCAGGCATCGCTCAAGGGCGGTGGCGGCAGTCGCGGCGTCGACCTGTTCAACACCTACACGACCGCCGGGCTGCGCGGCGGCGAGACGTGGCGGCCGGACTTCAACTACTTCGGCATGCAGTGGGTGCAGGTCACCGGCCTGCCCGCGGACTACGTGCCGACGAAGGAGACGGTCACCGGGTTGCGGGTGCAGGCCGAAACCCCGGTCGCGGGGGCGGTGAGCACGTCGAACGCCCGGGTCAACCGGATCCACAAGATGGCCTGGTACTCGTTCGCCGGCAACATCATGAGCGTCTTCACCGACTGTCCCGGGCGGGAGAAGCTGTCCTACCCGGCCGACTACACGATGCCGATGGGCTCGATCCACCGGAACTTCGATCTGTCGGCGTACCTGCGCACCCACGAACACCACCTGGTCGAAGGGCAATCGGTCGCTGACACCCCGATGCGCGGCAACGTGGCGCTCAAGACCCCGGTCTACGACTGGGGCTACACCGGGCGGTTCGGCGACGAGATCAACTGGGGTAACGCGATCATTCTGGTGCCGGGGTTCCTCCGGCAGCTGTACGGCGACACCGAGACCGCGGCCCGCTACTACGAGCCGATGGTGCGGTTCGCCGATTACATCGCCCGGCAGAAGGCGGTCGGCAACATCGTCGACGCTGCCCTGGCCGACTGGGTGTCGGCCGAACCGGTCTCCGGAAAGATCACCGGCACCTGGGGCTACTACCTGATGATCAAGGAGCTGGCCGAACTGGCGCGGCAGACCGGACATCAGGCGGACGCTGCCAGGTACACGGCCCTCGCAGCCGACATCAAGACGGCGTTCAACGCCACCTTCTGGGACCCGGCGCGGCGGCTCTACGCCGACAACGGCGCCGTCTCACAGTCGGCGCAGGCCCTCGCGCTCGACGCCGGCCTGGTGCCCGAGCCGGAGCGGCAGGCGGTTCTCGATGGGCTGATCGCGATGATCTACGCCTTCCACCCCAACGGCGGCGGCCCGCACTTCAGCGGCGGCACCATCGGCATGGCCCCCACCGTGCGGGCACTGTCCGCCGGGGGCCGCGACGACGTGCTCTGGGACCTCATTCACTCCGATGAACAGCCCAGCTACGGCTACTTCATGGAGTCGACCGTCGCGAACCCGGGCGGCATGACGACCATGGGGGAGCGGTGGAACCGCGGCGACTCCAAGAACCACATGATCCTGGCCCAGATCGAGGAGTGGTTCCACGCCGGTCTGGCCGGCATCCGGGCCGCGGACGGCACGGTCGCCTACCGCGAACTGGTGATCCAGCCGAAGGTGGTCGGTGACCTGACGTTCGTGAAGGGCCACTACGTCACACCGCAGGGCACCGCCCGCTCGGAGTGGAAGCGCGACGGCAACCGGCTGCGGCTGACCGTCACGGTCCCGCCGAACACCACCGCGACCGTCCACGTCCCCACCCTGGGCGGCCGGGTGACCGGCACCCCGCACCGCGCGAAGTTCCTGCGCAATGCCGGCGGCTACGCCGTCTACCAGGTGCCGTCCGGCACCTACGCCTTCACCACTCGCTGA
- a CDS encoding GGDEF domain-containing protein yields MSLLRRLRANAGDPHPATVSGFTVGAMFCLCGLYTFFTILLPTPPGFHVGAVSLIGLSAVLGGPVLMALPWARIPTAARLMIAPVAMTLIALHNVAAGTDAFRYGMFFFLVFVWFGLGEPRGTSLRMSPLLVIAYLTPLIMRHASPSDLASLSYTLPLYLTVGELLAWRTDRLRQLQERLRRLAEHDSLTGLPNRAAFMAALQDRCAAPGPVAVLFFDLDGFKQINDRLGHAAGDDVLVQVAGALRDIARPGLDLPARLAGDEFVMLLPETSAAEAQAAAGRAVRRLGELRAVDGTPVRASVGVAAGQGIAADQLLARADTAMYAAKHRPESAA; encoded by the coding sequence GTGAGTCTTCTGCGGCGGCTGCGTGCCAACGCCGGGGATCCCCACCCCGCGACGGTCAGTGGATTCACCGTCGGCGCGATGTTCTGCCTGTGCGGGCTGTACACGTTCTTCACGATCCTGCTGCCGACTCCACCCGGCTTCCATGTCGGCGCGGTCAGCCTGATCGGGCTGTCGGCCGTGCTCGGCGGGCCGGTGCTGATGGCGTTGCCGTGGGCGCGGATACCGACGGCGGCACGTCTCATGATCGCCCCGGTGGCGATGACGTTGATCGCGTTGCACAACGTGGCGGCCGGCACCGACGCGTTCCGCTACGGCATGTTCTTCTTCCTGGTCTTCGTCTGGTTCGGCTTGGGCGAGCCGCGCGGAACCAGCCTGCGGATGAGCCCGCTGCTGGTGATCGCCTACTTGACGCCGCTGATCATGCGACACGCGTCGCCGTCGGACCTGGCGTCGCTGAGTTACACGCTGCCGCTCTACCTCACCGTCGGTGAGCTGCTGGCGTGGCGAACCGACAGGCTGCGTCAGCTGCAGGAGCGGCTCCGGCGCCTCGCCGAACACGATTCGCTGACCGGCCTGCCCAACCGGGCCGCGTTCATGGCGGCGCTGCAGGACCGCTGTGCCGCCCCCGGCCCGGTGGCCGTGCTCTTCTTCGACCTCGACGGCTTCAAGCAGATCAACGATCGGCTCGGCCACGCTGCCGGTGACGACGTTCTGGTGCAGGTCGCCGGGGCGTTGCGGGACATCGCCCGGCCCGGTCTCGACCTGCCCGCCCGGCTGGCCGGCGACGAGTTCGTGATGCTGCTCCCGGAGACGTCCGCGGCCGAGGCGCAGGCGGCGGCCGGCCGGGCCGTGCGCCGCCTCGGCGAGTTGCGCGCCGTGGACGGCACGCCGGTGCGAGCCAGCGTCGGCGTCGCCGCCGGTCAGGGCATCGCCGCGGATCAGCTTCTCGCGCGGGCCGACACGGCGATGTACGCGGCCAAGCACCGCCCGGAGTCGGCTGCCTGA
- a CDS encoding ABC transporter permease, with protein MLGLAGVTGYAAWQEWTPVLPLPAAAGGIGSAVAVGVLAGVYPAVRAARMAPVEALSAT; from the coding sequence GTGCTGGGTCTGGCCGGCGTCACCGGCTATGCCGCGTGGCAGGAGTGGACACCGGTGCTGCCGCTGCCGGCCGCCGCGGGCGGGATCGGGTCAGCGGTGGCGGTCGGTGTCCTCGCCGGCGTCTACCCGGCGGTCCGTGCGGCCAGGATGGCGCCGGTCGAGGCGTTGTCCGCCACCTGA
- a CDS encoding LysR family transcriptional regulator gives MGAPLFDIDALRLLVAVAEAGSFTRAGGQLNYTQSAVSRRIAALEQQAGGPLFERLPRGVRLNPAGRALHRTATEVLDRLARAEHQLAVLHAGHGGLLHVGGFGTANVSLMPTALRSFRDTEPDVEVVAFEGPTATLMARLEDGTLDLAVVSDYPYGLPTAEGVTTTVLCEDELLVALPRRHRLAGATTIALSDLRDEAWVQNAYGDRPTMLADACARAGFSPRKIIRIAEWTGKFGWVAAGLGVALVPSLAAWALPTELVLCRLDDPALRRTIHVALPAAPLPAALTLARLLRDAVSAPSPAG, from the coding sequence ATGGGAGCGCCGTTGTTCGACATCGATGCCCTGCGGCTGCTCGTGGCCGTCGCCGAAGCCGGCTCGTTCACACGAGCGGGCGGTCAGCTGAATTACACGCAGTCAGCGGTGTCCCGGCGGATCGCCGCCCTCGAACAGCAAGCCGGCGGGCCCCTGTTCGAACGACTCCCGCGCGGCGTACGCCTCAATCCGGCCGGTCGGGCCCTGCACCGCACCGCCACCGAAGTCCTCGACCGGCTCGCCCGAGCCGAACACCAGTTGGCCGTCCTGCACGCCGGGCACGGCGGCCTGCTGCACGTCGGCGGGTTCGGCACCGCCAACGTGTCGCTGATGCCGACCGCGCTACGGTCGTTCCGCGACACCGAACCAGACGTCGAGGTCGTGGCGTTCGAAGGCCCCACCGCCACACTGATGGCCCGCCTCGAGGACGGAACCCTGGACCTGGCCGTCGTCAGCGACTACCCCTACGGCCTGCCGACCGCCGAAGGCGTCACGACGACCGTCCTGTGCGAGGACGAGCTGCTCGTCGCGTTGCCCCGCCGGCACCGCCTGGCCGGCGCGACGACGATCGCCCTGAGCGACCTGCGGGATGAGGCATGGGTGCAGAACGCGTACGGCGACCGGCCCACCATGCTCGCCGACGCCTGCGCCCGGGCCGGTTTCAGCCCTCGAAAGATCATCCGTATCGCCGAGTGGACCGGCAAGTTCGGCTGGGTCGCCGCGGGCCTCGGTGTGGCCCTGGTGCCTTCGCTGGCAGCCTGGGCCCTCCCCACCGAACTGGTCCTGTGCCGGCTCGACGACCCGGCGTTACGCCGCACGATCCACGTCGCCCTGCCCGCCGCACCGTTACCCGCGGCCCTCACCCTGGCCCGCCTGCTCCGCGACGCCGTCAGCGCTCCGTCCCCCGCCGGCTAA
- a CDS encoding alpha/beta hydrolase, which yields MRQVLIVAVVTAAAVLTGCGTVPSTHRGVAVAALRVGVAEYDLGDTAFQDPPWSGRAEIAAQVHYPADLPGPAPLIIQLHGQAAHCAIDALEAGWPCPPGVRPVPSYRGYDYLGEALARRGFVVVPISANGLNARLGTAAERAHLLNTHLALWRRLAADGTGPLADAFVETRTGHQVTPRFRGRCPA from the coding sequence ATGCGTCAAGTCTTGATCGTGGCCGTGGTCACCGCGGCGGCCGTGCTCACCGGATGCGGCACCGTCCCGTCGACCCACCGAGGCGTGGCCGTGGCGGCGCTGCGGGTGGGCGTCGCCGAGTACGACCTGGGTGACACCGCGTTCCAGGACCCACCCTGGTCCGGACGCGCCGAAATCGCCGCCCAGGTGCATTATCCCGCCGACCTGCCCGGCCCGGCGCCACTGATAATCCAGTTGCACGGACAGGCGGCGCACTGCGCCATCGACGCGCTGGAGGCCGGGTGGCCCTGTCCGCCCGGTGTCCGCCCGGTCCCTAGCTATCGCGGCTACGACTACCTCGGCGAGGCCCTCGCCCGTCGCGGATTCGTCGTCGTGCCGATCAGCGCCAACGGCCTCAACGCGCGGCTGGGAACCGCGGCCGAGCGGGCGCATCTGCTCAACACGCACCTCGCCCTGTGGCGCCGGCTCGCGGCCGATGGCACCGGCCCGCTGGCAGACGCCTTCGTCGAGACTCGCACCGGCCACCAGGTCACGCCCCGGTTCCGTGGCCGGTGCCCGGCGTGA
- a CDS encoding carboxylesterase/lipase family protein has protein sequence MERGVSRRTLIGGSLSAAAALGVASPARARPARLTAEAATPYGRVRGRRQDGIVKFLGVPYATPPLGKLRFQAPQPLRPWRGVRDAVDFPNPAFQVAGGEMGPDGNGRMPAPSEDCLYLNIWTPAVDGRRRPVMFYNHGGGYMIGSGSATGQDGTRLAKLYDVVVVESNHRLGLLGYLYLGSGYAANQGMQDILAALRWTAENIEHFGGDPDNIMVWGESGGGAKTAAVYTMPSAAKLFHKASIESAAPLRFPTRDGAVARADRTLHLLGLTRRDVRKLHDIPAARLLEVQVSEAANGVAPWGDPDPVLPGFGAFVDGRIIPRHPFADGAAPWSAGKPLMLGTTRDETVFFSLFGPPDIFRIDDAGLRSRLSGTYQGAELDRIIAVFRRSRPQATPAQLYFAITTSPIRRDAIRIAEAKVAQRRAPVYMYQLAYPDPTVVPGTDFPLGSPHASDIPLKFANTASTRPAGERGTARHMSALWAGFARDSRPNAPGVPRWPAYTRKDRATMWIDATCRIVNDPDQSERLYWEKPA, from the coding sequence ATGGAACGTGGAGTCTCCCGCCGTACGCTGATCGGTGGTTCCCTGTCGGCGGCAGCCGCACTCGGCGTCGCGTCGCCGGCGCGGGCGCGCCCGGCCCGCCTCACGGCCGAGGCGGCGACCCCGTACGGCCGGGTCCGCGGCCGCCGGCAGGACGGCATCGTCAAATTCCTCGGCGTCCCCTACGCCACCCCGCCGCTCGGCAAGCTGCGCTTCCAGGCACCGCAGCCGCTGCGACCGTGGCGCGGCGTCCGTGACGCGGTGGACTTCCCGAACCCCGCCTTCCAGGTCGCCGGCGGTGAGATGGGCCCGGACGGCAACGGCCGGATGCCGGCGCCGTCCGAGGACTGCCTCTACCTCAACATCTGGACCCCGGCCGTCGACGGCAGGCGCCGGCCGGTCATGTTCTACAACCACGGCGGCGGCTACATGATCGGTTCCGGGTCGGCGACCGGACAGGACGGCACCCGCCTGGCCAAGCTGTACGACGTCGTGGTGGTCGAGTCCAACCACCGGCTCGGACTGCTCGGATACCTGTATCTCGGCTCCGGTTACGCGGCCAACCAGGGGATGCAGGACATCCTCGCGGCGCTGCGCTGGACTGCCGAGAACATCGAACACTTCGGCGGGGACCCGGACAACATCATGGTCTGGGGTGAGAGCGGCGGCGGCGCCAAGACGGCGGCCGTCTACACGATGCCGTCCGCCGCGAAACTGTTCCACAAGGCGTCGATCGAGAGCGCCGCGCCGCTGCGGTTCCCGACCCGCGACGGCGCCGTCGCCCGCGCCGACCGCACGCTGCACCTGCTCGGACTGACCCGGCGCGACGTCCGCAAACTGCACGACATCCCGGCCGCACGGCTCCTCGAGGTCCAGGTGTCCGAGGCCGCGAACGGTGTCGCGCCGTGGGGCGATCCCGACCCGGTGCTGCCGGGGTTCGGCGCGTTCGTCGACGGCCGGATCATTCCGCGGCACCCGTTCGCCGACGGTGCCGCGCCGTGGTCGGCCGGTAAACCACTGATGCTCGGCACCACCCGCGACGAGACAGTCTTCTTCAGCCTGTTCGGGCCACCCGACATCTTCCGCATCGACGACGCCGGCCTGCGCAGCCGGCTGAGCGGCACCTATCAGGGCGCCGAACTCGACCGGATCATCGCGGTGTTCCGCCGCTCACGGCCTCAGGCGACCCCGGCACAGTTGTACTTCGCGATCACCACGTCGCCGATCCGGCGGGACGCCATCAGGATCGCCGAGGCCAAGGTGGCGCAGCGCCGCGCACCGGTCTACATGTACCAGCTCGCTTATCCGGATCCGACGGTCGTGCCGGGCACCGACTTCCCGCTCGGGTCGCCGCACGCCTCGGACATCCCGCTCAAGTTCGCCAACACGGCGTCCACCCGACCGGCAGGCGAGCGGGGGACCGCCCGGCACATGAGCGCGCTGTGGGCCGGTTTCGCCCGCGACAGCCGCCCGAACGCGCCGGGCGTGCCGCGGTGGCCCGCCTACACCCGCAAGGACCGGGCCACGATGTGGATCGACGCCACCTGCCGGATCGTCAACGACCCGGACCAGAGCGAACGGCTGTACTGGGAGAAGCCGGCGTAG
- a CDS encoding FAD-dependent monooxygenase — MAGASIGGPALAYWLRRRGAEVTVVERAPALRPGGQAVDARGVAKEVIRRMGLDAAVRAARTETAGGHTVDVDGTVLETFRADDDGGDGYISEIEILRGDLSQVLYDVTRDGVEYVFGDRIAELTQDEDGVDVTFMSGVRRRFDLVVGADGLHSSLRAMVFGPHERFVRHLGLVLAFYGVPNEFGVDRWLIDYQDKGSGRSAGLRPVPDVTRAMAMLSFPAPDFVIDYRDVAAQKDLLRERMAGLGWLTPRILAHLDDAEDFYLDQVAQVVMDRWHSGRVGLLGDAAFSSSPFSGGGTGMALVGAYLLAGELAAAGWDPRAGFAGYEQRMRPFVEANQEIGRLHVQSRAVSGPDAEAAPEPDMEALMAVVERAINGVDLPDYAGVPGSEVPAGS; from the coding sequence GTGGCGGGGGCAAGCATCGGCGGGCCGGCGCTGGCCTACTGGCTGCGCAGACGGGGGGCCGAGGTGACCGTGGTGGAGCGGGCTCCCGCGTTGCGTCCCGGTGGACAGGCGGTGGACGCCCGCGGGGTGGCCAAGGAGGTCATCCGGCGCATGGGGCTGGACGCGGCGGTGCGGGCGGCCCGCACCGAGACCGCCGGTGGGCACACGGTCGACGTCGACGGGACCGTGCTGGAGACCTTCCGCGCGGACGACGATGGCGGCGACGGGTACATCTCGGAGATCGAGATCCTGCGGGGGGATCTGTCTCAGGTGCTCTACGACGTCACCCGCGACGGTGTCGAGTATGTGTTCGGCGACCGGATCGCCGAGCTCACCCAGGATGAGGACGGGGTCGATGTCACCTTCATGAGCGGCGTCCGGCGGCGCTTCGACCTGGTGGTCGGAGCCGACGGGTTGCACTCGTCGCTGCGGGCGATGGTCTTCGGGCCGCATGAGCGATTCGTCCGTCACCTCGGCCTCGTGCTGGCCTTCTACGGTGTGCCCAACGAGTTCGGGGTGGACCGCTGGCTGATCGACTATCAGGACAAGGGGTCCGGGCGTTCCGCCGGCCTGCGGCCTGTCCCGGACGTCACCCGGGCGATGGCCATGCTCTCCTTCCCCGCGCCCGACTTCGTCATCGACTACCGCGACGTCGCGGCCCAGAAGGACCTGTTGCGGGAGCGGATGGCCGGCTTGGGCTGGTTGACCCCGCGCATCCTCGCGCACCTCGACGACGCCGAGGACTTCTATCTCGATCAGGTCGCCCAGGTCGTGATGGACCGCTGGCACAGCGGCCGGGTGGGGCTGCTCGGGGACGCGGCGTTCAGCTCGTCGCCGTTCTCCGGCGGGGGTACGGGGATGGCCTTGGTCGGGGCGTACCTGCTGGCCGGAGAGCTGGCCGCCGCAGGATGGGACCCGCGCGCCGGGTTCGCCGGCTACGAGCAGCGGATGCGTCCGTTCGTCGAGGCCAACCAGGAGATCGGCCGGCTGCACGTGCAGAGCCGCGCGGTCTCCGGCCCGGACGCCGAGGCCGCCCCGGAGCCGGACATGGAGGCGCTCATGGCGGTCGTCGAACGCGCGATCAACGGCGTCGACCTGCCCGACTACGCAGGTGTTCCGGGCTCCGAGGTCCCCGCCGGATCGTAG